A section of the Neisseria dumasiana genome encodes:
- a CDS encoding TonB-dependent receptor: MRKKAQATMSGTRKRSMTLGVGLLAAAMNPAFADDRNQPAQSTELEQVTVKGSKPIRSGYKAPNTTIGKRLQDVQNIPQSATVINQQVIQDQATSDLKDALKNAGITFQAGEGGQTEVPIIRGMHAGGDVYDDGLRGSAAEFNSDTFNTDHIEVLKGSSAVLFGRGAAGGVINQVSKMPYTGTGGDIALGVGNRKYKRLTGDFNHAFNDHVAVRLNIMGEDKDSFRKPADSRKFGIAPGISIGMNTDTQFDLSYKFEKLDKFPDLGVPYRNTGGKTAVADERLINQNFGYKDIDFEKRRNHTATAKLSHKFSDNINAANTLRYAKTDYDYLVLAPRWNGSQTQIRRQFGDYKNIKYDSNVWSNQTDFNFKFDTGPVKHDLLANIEFTQEKRDNYNRYARYFRNGVPVPNTSKDPKRELFEGAPYDVASGRFTSNDRFTAILRPAHSGTLTTRTIGVGLNDIVELTPTVKAIAGVRFNRIRTDNKALIPSRNNKTVKRTDNIWTYTGSLIWDYKPGHNLYATYGTATTPVAYRVTGQPDALEDAQLVAEPEKTRTVEIGTKNAFFDDALTVNAALFHTKKTQQYYRDAGFIDWAKVYGLDVEVAGRITNRLNMIGNIIVSNGKMKATSPSTEQLNGHFPEAAAKFTANAWANYRITDNVNAGLGIRHVGNRYTHSRTSVVQKLPAYTAVDAMASYEKRRYRAQLNVNNVFDKKHFTTGHRQQAVPGDRRTVLATFGYKF; this comes from the coding sequence ATGAGAAAAAAAGCCCAAGCAACCATGAGCGGCACCCGCAAACGGTCGATGACCCTCGGTGTCGGCCTACTCGCGGCGGCCATGAATCCGGCCTTTGCCGACGACCGGAACCAACCGGCGCAATCCACCGAACTTGAACAAGTTACCGTTAAAGGCAGCAAACCCATCCGCTCTGGCTATAAAGCCCCCAACACCACCATCGGCAAGCGTCTGCAAGACGTACAAAACATTCCCCAAAGTGCAACGGTTATCAATCAACAGGTTATTCAGGATCAGGCCACTTCTGATTTGAAAGATGCCTTGAAAAACGCCGGTATTACTTTTCAAGCCGGAGAAGGCGGTCAAACCGAAGTGCCGATTATCCGCGGCATGCACGCGGGCGGCGATGTATACGACGACGGCCTGCGCGGTTCGGCAGCCGAGTTTAACAGCGACACCTTCAATACCGACCATATCGAAGTGTTGAAAGGCAGCTCTGCCGTATTATTCGGCCGAGGTGCAGCCGGCGGTGTGATCAACCAAGTAAGCAAAATGCCCTACACCGGCACCGGCGGCGACATTGCTTTAGGCGTAGGCAACCGCAAATACAAACGCTTAACCGGAGACTTCAACCATGCCTTCAACGATCATGTTGCCGTGCGCCTGAACATTATGGGCGAAGATAAAGATTCTTTCCGCAAACCCGCCGACAGCCGCAAATTCGGTATTGCCCCCGGCATTTCCATCGGCATGAATACCGATACCCAATTCGATCTGAGCTACAAATTTGAAAAATTGGATAAATTTCCCGATTTAGGCGTACCCTACCGCAATACCGGCGGAAAAACGGCGGTGGCCGACGAACGTTTGATCAACCAAAACTTCGGCTACAAAGACATCGACTTTGAAAAACGCCGCAACCACACCGCAACGGCCAAACTTTCCCATAAATTCAGCGACAACATCAACGCCGCCAACACGTTGCGCTACGCGAAAACCGACTACGACTACCTCGTTTTGGCACCGCGCTGGAACGGCAGCCAAACACAAATCCGCCGCCAATTCGGCGATTACAAAAATATCAAATATGATTCGAATGTTTGGAGCAACCAAACCGATTTCAATTTCAAATTCGACACCGGCCCCGTGAAGCACGACTTACTTGCCAACATCGAATTTACGCAGGAAAAACGCGACAACTATAACCGTTACGCCCGTTATTTCCGTAACGGCGTTCCCGTGCCTAACACCTCGAAAGACCCGAAAAGAGAATTGTTTGAAGGCGCTCCATACGATGTTGCTTCCGGCCGCTTTACCTCAAACGACCGCTTTACTGCCATACTCCGTCCCGCACACAGCGGTACCCTAACCACGCGCACCATCGGCGTGGGCCTGAACGATATCGTTGAACTCACCCCCACGGTGAAGGCCATCGCCGGCGTGCGTTTCAACCGTATCAGAACAGACAACAAAGCCCTCATTCCCTCCAGAAACAACAAAACCGTCAAACGCACCGACAATATTTGGACCTACACCGGCAGCTTGATTTGGGACTACAAACCCGGCCATAACCTTTACGCCACTTACGGCACCGCAACCACACCCGTTGCCTACCGCGTTACCGGCCAGCCCGACGCATTGGAAGACGCCCAACTGGTTGCCGAGCCGGAAAAAACCCGCACCGTCGAAATCGGTACCAAAAACGCCTTCTTCGATGACGCACTAACGGTAAACGCCGCGTTGTTCCATACCAAAAAAACCCAGCAATACTACCGTGACGCCGGCTTTATCGACTGGGCAAAAGTATATGGTTTAGACGTAGAAGTGGCCGGACGCATCACCAACCGTTTGAACATGATCGGCAACATTATCGTCAGCAACGGTAAAATGAAAGCCACCAGCCCCTCTACCGAACAGCTTAACGGCCACTTCCCGGAGGCCGCAGCCAAGTTTACCGCCAACGCATGGGCCAACTACCGCATCACCGACAACGTGAACGCCGGTTTGGGCATCCGTCACGTCGGCAACCGCTACACGCATTCGCGCACTTCGGTCGTACAAAAACTGCCTGCCTATACCGCAGTCGATGCCATGGCCAGCTATGAAAAACGACGTTATCGCGCCCAGCTCAACGTAAACAACGTGTTCGACAAAAAACACTTTACCACCGGCCACCGCCAACAAGCCGTGCCGGGCGACCGCCGAACCGTGCTGGCAACCTTCGGTTATAAATTCTAA
- a CDS encoding Fe2+-dependent dioxygenase, whose product MLLHIENVLTAEELSHAHRLLADAPWSDGKITAGKQSGQVKNNLQLPQTSEAGKAMAELVKAAVLRNAEFFSAALPHTVFPPLVNCYREGQSFGNHIDNAIRSDPYTGRWIRTDVSSTLFLNDPDEYDGGELVIEDNYGSHSVKLAAGDMIVYPATSLHHVTPVTRGQRIASFFWTQSMVASDEKRTMLFDMDRAITSLRAQHGETEESVLLTGVYHNLLRQWSNI is encoded by the coding sequence ATGTTGCTGCATATCGAAAACGTATTGACCGCCGAAGAACTCAGCCATGCCCACCGTCTGCTCGCAGATGCCCCGTGGAGCGACGGAAAAATCACCGCAGGCAAACAATCGGGGCAAGTCAAAAACAACCTGCAACTGCCGCAAACAAGCGAAGCAGGCAAAGCCATGGCCGAACTGGTAAAAGCAGCCGTGCTGCGCAATGCCGAATTTTTCTCCGCCGCCCTGCCCCATACCGTTTTCCCGCCGCTGGTCAACTGCTACCGCGAAGGGCAAAGTTTCGGCAACCATATCGACAACGCCATCCGCAGCGACCCCTACACCGGCCGATGGATACGCACCGACGTATCCAGCACCCTGTTTCTCAACGACCCCGACGAATACGACGGCGGCGAACTCGTGATTGAAGACAACTACGGCAGCCACAGCGTCAAACTGGCCGCTGGCGACATGATCGTCTACCCCGCCACCAGCCTGCACCACGTTACCCCCGTTACCCGCGGACAGCGCATCGCCAGCTTTTTTTGGACACAATCCATGGTTGCCAGCGACGAAAAACGCACCATGCTCTTCGATATGGATCGCGCCATCACCTCCCTGCGCGCGCAACACGGCGAAACCGAAGAATCGGTATTGCTGACAGGCGTTTACCATAACCTGCTGCGCCAATGGTCGAACATCTGA
- a CDS encoding PD-(D/E)XK nuclease family protein → MDLKTIKEKPTYLEIIGKRHLEDVSSRALAFFFDTSKEHGLGDVCLQALLAVYNTKLDKNDRYEEDVLRTLSVKREVSISLINDRQVKQAKQSERGRIDLLIETPTKIILIENKINHSNNNPLEAYWKYINQEEFCSKEKLCILLVKDKTESPHKNFKVITHFEWVKELKKRLPEIWQQADNKYLIFLMDYVYAIDSLNPEKERNKMDKQILKLFKKHHQILIDLEDQKDNVCEFYQNDLENFIKNEDLQKFRWKGPELNNNNYKYLGAYVYTYPYTYSVKRNIEYQISFWLGWNLSSFMLGIELTKGNGRSKKHDEMLDLLQKASIEHKLIENNGEIYLEVFSLGEKGDIPLDSFAKKTASKLNEVIKKLNLK, encoded by the coding sequence TTGGATTTAAAAACCATTAAAGAAAAGCCGACGTATTTAGAAATTATTGGTAAACGGCATTTAGAAGATGTCAGTTCACGAGCATTAGCATTTTTCTTTGATACAAGTAAAGAGCATGGTTTGGGTGATGTTTGCTTGCAAGCGTTGTTGGCTGTATACAATACTAAATTGGATAAAAATGACAGGTATGAGGAAGATGTCTTAAGAACTTTATCGGTAAAGAGGGAAGTATCTATTTCATTAATAAATGATCGGCAGGTTAAGCAAGCTAAACAATCTGAAAGAGGAAGGATTGATTTATTAATCGAAACTCCAACTAAAATTATCTTGATAGAAAATAAAATCAACCATTCCAATAACAATCCGCTTGAAGCATATTGGAAATATATAAATCAAGAAGAATTCTGTAGTAAGGAAAAGCTTTGTATTTTATTGGTTAAAGATAAAACTGAATCTCCTCATAAAAATTTTAAGGTGATTACTCATTTCGAATGGGTAAAGGAACTTAAAAAGAGACTGCCTGAAATTTGGCAACAAGCTGATAATAAGTATTTAATATTTTTAATGGATTATGTATATGCAATTGACAGTTTAAACCCAGAGAAAGAGAGAAATAAAATGGATAAGCAAATTTTAAAATTGTTTAAAAAGCATCATCAAATTTTAATTGATTTAGAGGATCAGAAAGATAATGTATGTGAGTTTTATCAAAACGATCTTGAAAATTTTATTAAAAATGAGGATCTTCAAAAGTTTAGATGGAAGGGTCCTGAGCTTAATAACAATAATTACAAGTATCTAGGCGCATATGTATATACATATCCCTACACATACAGCGTAAAAAGAAATATTGAATATCAAATTTCATTTTGGCTCGGTTGGAATTTGTCATCATTTATGTTAGGCATTGAGTTAACAAAAGGTAATGGTAGATCAAAAAAACACGATGAAATGTTAGATTTACTGCAAAAAGCAAGCATTGAACATAAATTAATTGAAAATAACGGCGAAATATATTTAGAAGTATTTTCCTTGGGAGAAAAAGGTGACATACCTTTAGATAGTTTTGCCAAAAAAACTGCTTCAAAGCTAAATGAAGTTATTAAAAAATTGAATTTGAAATAA
- the rbbA gene encoding ribosome-associated ATPase/putative transporter RbbA: MINTPAVTLRSVSHRYGKTTLALDDVSLTIPRGVTVGLIGPDGVGKSTLLSLIAGVKIIQSGTVEVFGCDMTGKAARQALSHRIAFMPQGLGRNLYPTLSVYENVDFHARLFGLNADERKARISRLLEATGLAPFPDRAAGKLSGGMKQKLSLCCALVHSPDLLILDEPTTGVDPLSRRQFWALVDELQAESAGMTVIVATAYIEEAERFSHLLAMDDGKLLVNKPTREVMRDSGAATLEAAYVQMLPSEKQQGSGGLEMVPFAPDPASPPAIEAHGLTKRFGSFTAVDHVSFTIQKGEIFGFLGSNGCGKSTTMKMLTGLLEASDGSAELLGRPIEAGNIRTRMRVGYMSQAFSLYEELSVIDNLKLHARLYQMGAAGEQAVADALVQFDLSDAAAAKPASLPLGIRQRLQLAAACLHKPEVLILDEPTSGVDPAARDMFWRHLLKLSREDKITIFVSTHFMNEAERCDRISFMHKGRVLAVGTPAELVAQYRAPNLEEAFVRYLLDDEARENGAERPSETSVSNQTSDAANVPLQQTTDDWERPSENPPPTDTLKYWLAGVRTFALREAKELLRDKVRLFFALAGPVILMLALSWSISFNVKDLTYMVIDRDQTVESRRLTEYFSGSPYFTEKKLPDTDIDTALKTAQVKLVIDIPPGFGRGLLSGNRPEAAFYIDGAMPFNASNIQGYIGGIFALYGQDLARETGLTLPPPAAKIEQRFMYNQDFESIFAIAPGVLMLVLMLIPAMMSVVGVVREREIGSISNFYTSPASVPQFLLGKQLPYIAVGMLNCAMLTAMMVFWFDVPIKGSAAALFAGTLLLLCVSTALGLLASTFVRSQVAAISLTAIIIMIPTFNYSGFLNPLSALEGGAYWMGKLMPASWFLNISIGSFTKGLAFGELTREMTVLAVFYAVYFIAACLILKKQEK; this comes from the coding sequence ATGATAAACACCCCCGCCGTTACCCTCCGCTCCGTTTCCCACCGCTACGGCAAAACCACCCTCGCGCTGGACGATGTGTCGCTGACCATCCCGCGCGGGGTAACCGTCGGCTTAATCGGGCCCGACGGGGTGGGCAAATCGACGCTGTTGTCGCTGATTGCCGGCGTTAAAATCATTCAGAGCGGCACGGTGGAGGTATTCGGGTGCGACATGACCGGCAAAGCGGCGCGGCAGGCGTTGTCGCACCGTATCGCTTTTATGCCGCAGGGGTTGGGGCGTAATCTGTACCCCACTTTGAGCGTGTATGAAAACGTCGACTTCCATGCACGGCTGTTCGGGCTGAATGCGGACGAACGAAAGGCGCGCATCAGCCGTTTGCTCGAAGCGACGGGTCTTGCACCGTTCCCCGACCGCGCGGCGGGCAAGCTTTCGGGCGGGATGAAACAGAAGCTGAGTTTATGCTGCGCGCTGGTGCATTCGCCCGATCTGCTGATTCTCGACGAGCCGACCACCGGTGTCGATCCGCTGTCGCGCCGCCAGTTTTGGGCGTTGGTGGACGAACTGCAAGCCGAAAGTGCGGGCATGACCGTAATCGTGGCCACCGCCTACATCGAAGAGGCCGAACGCTTCAGTCATCTGCTGGCGATGGACGACGGCAAACTGCTGGTCAACAAACCTACCCGCGAGGTGATGCGCGACAGCGGTGCCGCCACGCTGGAAGCCGCTTATGTGCAGATGCTGCCGTCTGAAAAGCAGCAGGGTTCAGGCGGATTGGAGATGGTGCCGTTTGCGCCCGACCCCGCGTCTCCGCCTGCAATCGAGGCACACGGTTTAACCAAGCGGTTCGGCAGCTTTACTGCGGTGGATCATGTGAGTTTTACGATTCAGAAAGGCGAAATCTTCGGCTTTCTCGGCTCTAACGGCTGCGGCAAATCCACCACCATGAAAATGCTCACCGGCCTGCTGGAAGCCAGTGACGGTTCGGCCGAACTCTTGGGGCGGCCGATCGAAGCGGGCAATATCCGAACGCGGATGCGCGTCGGCTATATGTCGCAGGCGTTCTCGCTGTATGAAGAATTGAGCGTGATCGACAACCTCAAACTGCATGCCCGCCTCTACCAAATGGGCGCGGCCGGCGAACAGGCGGTGGCCGACGCGCTGGTGCAGTTCGACCTCAGCGATGCCGCCGCTGCCAAACCCGCCTCGCTGCCTTTGGGCATCCGCCAACGCCTGCAACTGGCGGCGGCCTGCCTGCACAAACCCGAAGTGCTGATTCTCGACGAGCCGACTTCCGGCGTTGACCCCGCTGCCCGCGATATGTTCTGGCGGCATCTGCTCAAACTCTCGCGCGAAGACAAAATCACCATATTTGTGTCGACCCACTTCATGAACGAGGCCGAACGCTGCGACCGCATTTCCTTCATGCACAAAGGCCGCGTGCTGGCGGTAGGCACGCCCGCCGAACTGGTGGCGCAATACCGTGCACCGAATCTGGAAGAAGCGTTTGTGCGCTATCTGCTGGATGACGAGGCACGGGAGAACGGGGCGGAAAGGCCGTCTGAAACATCAGTTTCCAATCAAACAAGCGATGCTGCCAATGTGCCTCTGCAACAGACAACCGACGATTGGGAGAGGCCGTCTGAAAACCCGCCGCCAACCGACACCCTCAAATATTGGCTGGCCGGTGTGCGCACGTTTGCCTTGCGTGAAGCCAAAGAATTGCTGCGCGACAAAGTGCGGCTGTTTTTTGCCTTGGCGGGGCCGGTGATTCTGATGTTGGCTTTATCGTGGAGTATTTCGTTTAACGTTAAAGACTTAACCTATATGGTGATTGACCGCGACCAAACCGTAGAAAGCCGCCGCCTAACAGAATATTTTTCCGGTTCTCCCTACTTTACCGAAAAAAAGCTGCCCGATACCGACATCGACACGGCTTTAAAAACCGCACAGGTTAAGCTGGTGATAGATATTCCGCCGGGCTTCGGGCGCGGGCTGCTGTCGGGCAACCGCCCTGAAGCGGCGTTTTATATAGACGGTGCGATGCCGTTCAACGCCAGCAATATCCAAGGCTATATCGGCGGCATTTTTGCGCTGTACGGGCAAGACTTGGCACGCGAAACGGGGCTGACGCTGCCGCCGCCCGCAGCCAAAATCGAGCAGCGGTTTATGTATAACCAAGATTTTGAAAGCATTTTCGCCATCGCGCCGGGCGTATTGATGCTGGTGCTGATGTTGATTCCGGCAATGATGTCGGTGGTCGGGGTGGTGCGCGAACGCGAAATCGGGTCGATTTCCAACTTTTACACCTCTCCCGCCTCCGTGCCGCAATTTCTGCTCGGCAAGCAACTGCCTTATATTGCGGTAGGCATGCTCAATTGCGCCATGCTCACAGCAATGATGGTGTTTTGGTTCGACGTGCCGATAAAAGGTTCGGCGGCCGCATTGTTTGCGGGAACGCTGTTGCTGCTGTGTGTTTCCACCGCGCTGGGGCTGCTGGCCTCAACCTTTGTGCGTTCGCAGGTCGCCGCCATCAGCCTGACCGCCATCATCATTATGATTCCGACTTTTAACTATTCGGGTTTTCTGAATCCTTTGTCGGCCTTGGAAGGCGGAGCATACTGGATGGGCAAACTGATGCCTGCTTCGTGGTTTCTCAATATCAGCATAGGCAGTTTTACCAAAGGTTTGGCATTTGGCGAGCTAACGCGCGAAATGACGGTGTTGGCCGTATTTTATGCCGTGTATTTTATTGCGGCCTGCTTGATTTTAAAGAAGCAGGAAAAATAG
- the rluD gene encoding 23S rRNA pseudouridine(1911/1915/1917) synthase RluD translates to MQNTSFENEADYNDDLEFAAAPDAETCINLTVPLDLAGMRLDAVLAKLLPDYSRSRLTSWIKEGAVTVNEKAAQPKDKMIGGEYIAVTVRPSEENLAFTPEPMDLDIVYEDDAVIVLNKPAGLVVHPAAGNWTGTLLNGLLAHCPELSQIPRAGIVHRLDKDTSGLMVVAKTLPAQNALVQQLQARTVSRIYRAVANGIVPFDGKIDTLIGRDPHNRLKMAVVKFGGKPAVTHVKVLERYLNHSYIECKLETGRTHQIRVHMREANHPLAGDPVYGNPRHACSDMAKDAVKSLARQALHAYRLSFEHPVSGETVSFEAPIPEDMYHLLSVLRLEAGLDSSLSHEEEWQQRIGNGEDDDWDDDDYDVEVVYVRD, encoded by the coding sequence ATGCAGAACACTTCCTTTGAAAATGAAGCCGATTATAACGATGATTTGGAATTTGCGGCAGCCCCCGATGCAGAAACTTGCATTAATTTAACCGTTCCGCTCGATTTGGCGGGTATGCGTTTGGATGCCGTGTTGGCCAAGCTGCTGCCGGATTATTCGCGCAGCCGTCTGACTTCTTGGATAAAAGAAGGGGCTGTTACCGTAAACGAAAAAGCGGCCCAGCCGAAAGACAAAATGATAGGCGGCGAATATATCGCAGTAACGGTGCGGCCGAGCGAAGAGAATCTAGCCTTCACGCCGGAGCCTATGGATTTAGACATTGTTTATGAAGACGATGCCGTGATCGTGCTCAACAAACCTGCGGGGCTGGTGGTGCATCCGGCGGCAGGCAACTGGACGGGCACGCTGCTCAACGGCCTGTTGGCGCATTGCCCCGAATTGAGCCAAATTCCGCGCGCAGGCATCGTGCACCGTTTGGATAAAGACACCAGCGGTTTGATGGTGGTAGCCAAAACCCTGCCTGCCCAAAATGCCTTGGTGCAACAGCTTCAGGCGCGCACAGTCAGCAGAATTTACCGTGCGGTAGCCAACGGCATTGTGCCTTTCGACGGCAAAATCGACACCTTGATCGGGCGCGACCCGCACAACCGCCTGAAAATGGCCGTGGTGAAGTTCGGCGGCAAACCGGCCGTTACCCACGTTAAAGTGCTGGAACGCTATCTCAACCACAGTTATATCGAGTGCAAACTCGAAACCGGCCGCACCCATCAAATCCGCGTTCATATGCGCGAAGCCAATCACCCGCTGGCAGGCGACCCTGTGTACGGCAATCCGCGCCATGCCTGCTCCGATATGGCCAAAGACGCTGTAAAAAGTTTGGCGCGCCAAGCACTTCACGCTTACCGTTTAAGTTTTGAACATCCTGTTAGCGGTGAAACGGTTTCATTTGAAGCGCCGATACCCGAAGATATGTATCACTTGTTGTCGGTGTTGCGCCTCGAAGCGGGTTTGGATTCTTCTTTGAGCCATGAAGAGGAGTGGCAGCAACGCATAGGCAACGGAGAAGATGACGATTGGGATGACGACGATTATGATGTAGAAGTCGTATATGTGCGCGATTGA
- a CDS encoding outer membrane protein assembly factor BamD — translation MKKILLVISLGLALSGCAGTKGTIDKDAQITQEWTVEKLYAEAHDELNSSNYTRAVKLYEILESRFPNGRHAQQAQLDTAYAYYKDDEPEKALAAIERFQRNHPQHPNMDYALYLKGLVLFNEDQSFLNKLASQDWSDRDPKANRDAYHAFAQLIERYPNSKYAADASERMAKLVDALGGNEIAVARYYMKRGAYLAAVNRAQKIVERYQNTRFVEEALAIMEASYRKMEKPRLADDTRRILAQNFPNSPYLTKSWSDSNIPWWRYWK, via the coding sequence ATGAAAAAAATTCTTTTAGTTATTTCATTGGGTTTGGCCTTGAGCGGCTGCGCCGGCACCAAAGGCACGATTGATAAAGACGCGCAAATCACTCAGGAATGGACGGTAGAAAAACTGTATGCTGAGGCTCACGACGAGTTAAACAGCAGCAATTATACGCGAGCCGTTAAGTTATACGAAATTTTGGAATCCCGCTTCCCCAACGGCCGTCATGCCCAGCAGGCTCAGCTTGATACGGCTTATGCCTACTATAAAGACGACGAGCCTGAAAAAGCGCTGGCCGCCATCGAACGCTTCCAACGCAACCATCCCCAGCATCCCAATATGGACTATGCCTTATATCTCAAAGGCTTGGTACTGTTTAACGAAGATCAGTCGTTTTTAAACAAACTGGCTTCGCAAGACTGGTCAGACCGCGATCCCAAAGCCAACCGCGACGCCTATCACGCTTTTGCCCAATTGATCGAACGCTACCCCAACAGCAAATATGCCGCCGATGCAAGCGAACGCATGGCGAAACTGGTTGACGCTTTGGGCGGCAACGAAATCGCCGTGGCCCGCTATTACATGAAACGCGGCGCTTATTTAGCTGCCGTGAACCGTGCCCAAAAAATTGTCGAACGTTATCAAAATACCCGTTTTGTAGAAGAAGCTTTGGCGATTATGGAAGCCTCTTACCGCAAAATGGAAAAACCCCGGCTGGCCGACGATACCCGCCGTATTTTGGCACAAAATTTCCCCAACAGCCCTTATCTGACCAAATCTTGGTCTGACAGCAATATCCCTTGGTGGCGCTATTGGAAGTAA
- a CDS encoding NADH-dependent flavin oxidoreductase, protein MNPKYTPLFQPYTLNNGTVIKNRLAVAPMTHWASLPDGNISPEERLFLNNRFKGFGLFISAATLVSPEGKAFAGQPEAVGTEHLPSLKEVAQIAHQQGAKAVLQLHHGGIQASADLLNGADKVAPSSDEASGSRALTDPEIRALIDAFARAAELALEAGFDGVEIHGANGYLIQQFVSAQSNSRDDEWGGSLANRLRFPLAVVDAVDAVRRKHNRSDFIVGYRFSPEEGGDNGLTMQDTFALIDALVQKPLQYLHVSLWDFYKKARRGADTNLTRIEQIHQRIGGKLPLIGVGNLFTAKQILAAYQTGWAEFIALGKTVLLNPDLAELIDSGREAEIVCELDPDKADRYRIPERLWQQCQMGLAYLPPVKGRVDWQPVDI, encoded by the coding sequence ATGAACCCCAAATACACCCCGCTTTTCCAACCTTACACCCTCAACAACGGCACGGTTATTAAAAACCGCTTGGCCGTTGCGCCGATGACGCATTGGGCTTCTCTGCCCGACGGCAACATCAGCCCGGAGGAACGCCTGTTTTTGAACAACCGTTTCAAAGGCTTCGGCCTCTTTATTTCCGCCGCCACGCTGGTGTCGCCCGAAGGCAAAGCCTTTGCCGGACAGCCTGAAGCCGTCGGCACCGAACATTTGCCGAGCTTGAAAGAAGTGGCGCAGATTGCCCACCAACAAGGCGCGAAAGCGGTTTTGCAGCTTCATCACGGCGGTATTCAAGCCTCTGCCGATTTACTTAACGGTGCCGACAAAGTGGCTCCGTCAAGCGACGAAGCCAGCGGTTCGCGCGCACTCACCGACCCGGAAATCCGCGCCCTGATTGATGCCTTTGCCCGCGCCGCCGAGTTGGCACTCGAAGCAGGTTTCGACGGCGTGGAAATCCACGGCGCCAACGGCTATCTGATTCAGCAGTTTGTTTCCGCCCAAAGCAACAGCCGCGACGACGAATGGGGCGGCAGCTTGGCAAACCGCCTGCGCTTCCCGCTGGCCGTCGTCGATGCCGTAGATGCCGTGCGCCGTAAACACAACCGCTCCGATTTCATTGTCGGCTACCGTTTCTCGCCCGAAGAAGGCGGCGACAACGGCCTGACCATGCAGGATACTTTCGCGCTGATTGATGCGTTGGTGCAAAAACCGCTGCAATATCTGCACGTTTCGCTTTGGGATTTCTACAAAAAAGCCCGTCGTGGTGCCGACACAAATCTGACGCGCATCGAGCAGATACACCAACGCATCGGCGGCAAACTGCCCCTGATCGGCGTAGGCAACCTGTTTACCGCCAAGCAGATTTTGGCGGCCTACCAAACAGGCTGGGCGGAATTTATCGCATTGGGTAAAACCGTTTTGCTCAACCCCGATTTGGCCGAACTGATTGACAGCGGCCGCGAAGCCGAAATCGTGTGCGAACTCGACCCCGACAAAGCCGACCGCTACCGCATTCCCGAAAGATTGTGGCAGCAATGCCAAATGGGGCTGGCCTACCTGCCGCCGGTGAAAGGTCGTGTCGATTGGCAGCCTGTGGATATTTGA
- a CDS encoding glutathione S-transferase: protein MITLYALKQSRAYRIAWLLELLGLEYRAEVIARDAETSLAPDSLRRVHPLGKSPLIDDNGLVLAESGAIVEYLITRYGQETALRPSENSAAYPEYLFWLHYAEGSLMPLLVMSLVFRKIETRKMPFFAKPVARKITDGVRKSFLNPQLKLHLEFVENKLKGRTWLLGEEISGADIMMGFPLQAAVSRAPLNLPNIGAYVRRIEKDPAYQRVQERIGKLELL, encoded by the coding sequence ATGATTACCCTATACGCACTCAAACAATCCCGCGCCTACCGTATCGCATGGCTGCTCGAGCTGCTCGGCTTGGAGTACCGCGCAGAAGTGATCGCGCGCGATGCCGAAACCTCGCTTGCGCCCGACAGCCTGCGCCGTGTCCACCCGCTGGGCAAATCGCCCCTGATAGACGACAACGGCTTGGTGCTGGCCGAAAGCGGCGCGATTGTCGAATACCTGATCACACGCTACGGGCAGGAAACGGCCTTGAGGCCGTCTGAAAACAGCGCGGCTTATCCCGAATATTTGTTTTGGCTGCATTATGCAGAAGGTTCGCTGATGCCGCTGCTGGTGATGTCGCTGGTGTTCCGCAAAATCGAAACGCGCAAAATGCCGTTTTTCGCCAAACCCGTTGCCCGCAAGATTACCGACGGCGTGCGCAAGTCGTTTTTGAATCCGCAGCTCAAACTGCATCTGGAATTTGTTGAAAATAAGCTAAAAGGCCGCACTTGGCTGCTGGGCGAAGAAATCAGCGGTGCCGACATCATGATGGGTTTCCCCTTGCAGGCCGCCGTGTCGCGCGCTCCGCTGAATCTGCCGAATATCGGCGCCTATGTGCGCCGCATTGAAAAAGACCCCGCCTACCAACGGGTGCAAGAGCGCATCGGGAAATTGGAATTGCTGTGA